In Syntrophotaleaceae bacterium, the DNA window CCAGGGGGAGACCGGAACCGACAAGGAGGTGCTGGCCCGGTTCATTCATGCAACATCCCTGCGCTCTCATCAGATGTTTATTCCCATCAACTGCGGGGCCTTGGCCGACAACCTGCTTGAAAGCGAACTTTTTGGCCACGAGCGGGGATCGTTTACCGGAGCCGGAAGCATGCGGAGGGGGATCTTCGAGCTGGCCAACAACGGCACCCTGTTCCTCGACGAGGTCGGGGAATCCAGCCTGGCCATTCAGGTCAAGCTGCTGCGGGTACTGGAAACCGGGGAGTTCATGCGCCTCGGCGGGGAAAAAATGGTTCATTGCGACGTCCGGGTTATTTCCGCCTCGAACGTCGACCTTGAACAAGCCATGCTGCGAAAGGAAATTCGCGAAGACCTCTTCTATCGGCTCAACGTCGTGAAGCTGGAAATTCCGCCGCTACGCTCCCGCCGGGAAGACATTCCCATGCTGTCCGAGTATTTCGTCGATCAGTTCAATCCCGGACTGACTTTATCGCCGGAAATCATGGAGATGCTCTGTCAATATGACTGGCCGGGTAATATCCGCGAACTGGCCAACACCCTCCGTCAGGCCGTGGCCCTTTGCGATGGTCCCGTCATTGAACCGAAACATTTCGCCGGAAAACTTTCCAACGGCAAGAAACTGATCCCCTTTACCAATACAGGAAAAGCCCTTAGACAGTCCTTACCGGCAGACGGGGTTCCTTCCCTTGACAACTTCTGGGAACATTACGGCAAACCCGAAGTGCTCGAACGCCTGACCAGCGGAGAACTGACGCAGTTGC includes these proteins:
- a CDS encoding sigma-54 dependent transcriptional regulator, giving the protein MSSIDVLIIDDEESVCSFFQRLLLRNGYRCATATNEADALRELDSRKFQVAMIDLKLPDTDGLTLLRHIKNRQPHCEVIIMTGFSTIKTAVKAMQLGAFEYVEKPFDDIAEIERLVQEAAASALEGKPREEEGWREMAKAQGFLVGKTTAMQQLASLAHRLAKKDISILIQGETGTDKEVLARFIHATSLRSHQMFIPINCGALADNLLESELFGHERGSFTGAGSMRRGIFELANNGTLFLDEVGESSLAIQVKLLRVLETGEFMRLGGEKMVHCDVRVISASNVDLEQAMLRKEIREDLFYRLNVVKLEIPPLRSRREDIPMLSEYFVDQFNPGLTLSPEIMEMLCQYDWPGNIRELANTLRQAVALCDGPVIEPKHFAGKLSNGKKLIPFTNTGKALRQSLPADGVPSLDNFWEHYGKPEVLERLTSGELTQLLHSLRGLENSLYSIMRKKGISSLGTECLKDSEAASIKRTLVQHRWNITEAARALGIARNTLHRKIKKYNLHNQ